CTATAACAATATAATATCAAATTCAAATATAGTTATAGATACTACATAGTTATGGATACTACGAATATTTCAGAATCTAAAGTTAAATCTCTTATTCAAATTGCGGTGCAAAAGCATCAGTCAGGTGACAAGGATGAAGCTGAATCGCTAGATAAAACAGAAATAGCTGAAATCCTCGAACTAGCAGTTCAACAGCAACGAGAGAATAGTTTATTGGAGGCGGAACAGCTATATAGTCAAGTTCTGGAAAAACAACCTGATAATCCTGAAGCTTTATATGGTTTGGGAATGTTAGCACAGCAGATGGGGCAACCTCAAATTGCTGAACAGTGGTTAAATGCGGCTTCACAAGTTCAACCAGATTCTGTGAAAACTTGGTTCAGTTTAGGTAATTTGCATTTAGTTCAGGAGCAGTTTGCCGAAGCAGAGAAAGCTTATCGGCAAGCTTTAGTTTTATTACCTAACTCACTACCGATTTACAACAACTTGGGCTATACTCTGCAACAACAAGGATTATTTGAAGAAGCAATTCACTATTATCAAAAAGCTCTAGAGTTAAAGCCAGACTTTATAGAAGCAGAGGCTAATTTGGGCAATACGTTACATGCTCAAGGTAAGCTCTCCGGCAATCAACAAATGTACTATGCACAATTAAATAATCAATTGGGTGTTGCCCGGAAAAAAGCAGGAGATTTTAAAAATGCTGTTACTTGTCACAAGCAAGCGATCGCACTACAACCAAATTTGTTAGAAGCCCATTATAACTTGGCTTTGGCGCTGCAAGAACAAGGAGAATTAGAAGAGGCGATCGCATCTTATGAAAAACTTTTGGAACTTAATCCCAACGATGGAGAAATATACCTCAACTTAGGTAAAATTTACCAGCAACTAAACCAATACCAGAAAGCAGTTTTTGCCTATCGACAAGGGTTAAAGCTAATTAATCCCCACTATGCCAAAGCATTAGCAGCTGGTGAGGATGCTGAAATTCCTCAACAAGTACCAGTCACGCCCTCAATTCCCCAAGGGGAGGTAATTGTAGGGGAATACAGCTTTCCGACTATTCCGACAGTAGCAAATACAGGTAAGCGTCCTTTCTGGAGTGTGGTGATAACTGTATATAACCGCATAGATTATCTACTCGAATGCCTTGTCAGTGTATTGTCCCAATGGCAAGGAGAAGAGCAGATGGAAATCATCGTCATGGACGATGCTAGTACAACGCCAGTATTTGAAGTGGTGAATAGTATTGGACAAGGAATAATCAACTACTATCGCAACCCGCAAAATCTCGGTCTGCCAGGAAATTGGAATGCCGGAGTTGCTCTCACTCGCGGTCATTGGATTCATTTACTGCACGACGATGATTATATTCTCCCAGGTTTTTATTCCCAGCTACAAGAAAGTCTAGAAGGGTGTTCAGATTCTATAGGAGCCGCTTTTACAGGTTATGAAAATATTAACGAGAAAGGGGAAGTAATTTTCAGCCAACAAGTCTATGGAGAGCAGCGAGGAATTGCCCAAAATTGGCTGCAAATTATTGGAGTTAGTAACTCATTGAATATGCCTGCGGTAGTGATTCGTCGAGAAGCGCACGAACGATTGGGCGTATATCATCCTGAACTGACCTATACAAGCGATTGGGAAGTTTATAAACGCATTGCCTCTGTTTACGATTGGTGGTATGAACCAGAAATTTTAGCTCGTTACCGCCAACACGCTAACAATGTCACCAGCGAACTATTACTCTCTGGGAAACAGATGATATCTATCCGCCGTGCAATTGAAATTTCCAAGAGTTATTTTCCTATTGAATACTCGGCACAAATTACTGCCCAATCCCGGAGTCATTATTTTCTTTATTGTCTAGAATCAGCCATAATTCCCCTACAGGCTGGTAATCTAGCTGGAGTTTGGCAAGGGTTAGAAGAGGCTTTAAAAATAGATCGTAGCCCTGAAGCAGTGGCAAAGTTATTCCGGTGGTTAACACAAGAAGAAGCAGCTCCTCTGCGTGATGAAATTGTCTCAAGATTTATCTCACTTCCTTTATATAGTGTTTCCTAAGCAACTGAGGTACACCCAAATCCTTGTGAGCAAAGTTAGTAACTTTGAAAACGTACCTCACCAGATTGGGAACCGCTATCAAGACTTATTTAGGGAAAAGCAAAATTTTTTAATTTTGGACTAACAAACTATGTCAATTGGTCAGATTGAGCATCCTACTATAAATACTTCATCTTTTGAGCCACAAAATCGGCAAGATGGTATTAGCGGTCTGATGCGAATTCGTAATGAAGAGGAATTTTTAGCACCAACGATCGAATCTTGGATTGATTATGTAGATGAATTAGTAATTGTGTTTCATCAGTGTACGGACAAAGCTCCCCAAATAATCAAGGCATTTGCACAAAAATATCCTCAAAAAATACGGGCTTTTCATTACTTACCCTACGTCGATTTATTTGGTACAAAAGAACAAGTTGAATTGGATGTAAATAACATTCATTCTTTCGTTTTTTATTCTAATTTTAGTCTCAGTCTGACGCGGTATAAAATTTGCGTTGATATTGACAGTGGTCACGTGGGTATTACTGAACATTTAAAAAATATTTATCATTATTTGAAGCAAAATCATCTGCAAAATACAGCCTTATTTTTTTCAGGAGTAAATTTATATCAACGTCCAGACGATCCAAACTACTACACGAATTTAAAATCTCCTGCTTCTGGCAATGGAGATTTAGCATATTGGACAGTTTCGCAGCAAAATATTTTCGATAAACATGCAAAAATTCCATTCTGTGAAGCAATTCAATTTGAAGGACTAACATCTTATTATTTAGGTTTTATTTTTTGGCATACACATTGGTTAAAAAAGAACGCACCTTCGAGGAATGACGGCAGAGAATTGGATGGTGAGCTTTTAGAAAAGCTGAACGATATTGAGATAATCAATAGAGATAAACAATTAGTTTTGTTATCTCAAAAATTTAAGCAAGAAAATAAAAACTTTCAAAATATTCCTTGCCAAAAGTTTTTATTGTATTTTGATTTCGCTTCTCTACCTGATGTTATAGCTCTAGAGTCCAAGCTAGTAGCAATACATAACAACTTGGGTTATACCTTAGAACAACAAGGTAAGTTTGATGAAGCAGTCACTTGTTATCAAAAAGCCTTAGAACTTCAGCCCAACTGCGCCGAAGCAGAAGTCAACTTAGGTAACGCCCTCAACGCGCAAGGTAAACTATCAAAAGATCAACAAGCGCACTACGCGGATTTAAATCACAAATTGGGAATTTCCTGCACAATCGCAGGGGATTTCAAGAGAGCAATTAATTACTATCGTCAAGCGATCGCTCTTGACCCAAACTTGCCAGAGACATATTATAGCTTAGGCAACACCCTGCAAGAAATAGGTCAATGGTCAGAAGCGATCGCCTCTTATAGCCAAGCCCTAAAACTCAATCCCTTAAACTGGGAAATCTACATCCGTTTGAGTCAGGTTTACCAAGCTCAAAACAAGAGAGCAGAGGCGATTTCTGTATATCGTCAGGCATTAACTTTATTCAATCCTCACTATGCCAAAGCGGTGTCTGCTTACTTTGATGTTGCCATCACTCCAGAAATGCTTGTTACTCCCCCCATTCCTCAAGGTGAGGTTACTGTTGGTGACTATCAGTTTCCAGCGATTCCACCTGTAACAGACCCAGAAAAACCTCGACCATTTTGGACTGTGGTGATTCCGGTATATAACCGCACCGATTATCTTCTTGAATGTCTGGCTAGCGTCTTGGTGCAATGGACTGGGGCAGAGCAGATGGAAATTCTGGTAATGGATAATGCCAGTACAACACCGTTATTCGATCTTGTAAACAGTATTGGGGGGGGGATAATCCGCTACTACCGCAATCAGGAAAATATCGGAGTATTGCCAAATCAAAATGCAGGCATTTCCCTCAGTCGCGGTCAGTGGATTCATATCCTACATGATGATGATAGTGTGGTTCCAGGTTTTTATGACCGACTCCAGCAAAGTCTCCAAGGGTGTCCAGATTCCGTAGGAGCCGCTTTCACAAATTTTGAATATTTCAATGAAAAAGGAACAGTACTTGAAAAATGGGAAGTGATTTCCTGCTTTGGAAATCAGAAAGGTATCTGTGGGAATTTTTGGCAGCAGATTGGTGTAACATGTCCATTACAGATGCCTGCGGTTGTTATTCGTCGCCTAACTCATGAAAAAATAGGAGGTTATTATCCGAAGTTAGTTTGCACTCCTGAATGGGAACTTTATAAACGCATTACTGCTTCTTCTGATTGGTGGTACGAACCGGAAAGTTTGGCTCGTTACCGTATACATTCCGACAGACAGACAGGTGATGACTTATCATCCGGTATTTTGGCGGCATCCATCCGCCAGTGTATAGAAATTTCAGAGAGTTATCTTCCTGCTGAATATTGCGCAGACATTACAACCCAAGCTCGTAGCTATAACTTCAATTATTGTTTGACAAGGGCAGCGATTCCTCTGAACAGTGGTAATGTTATGGGAGCTTTGCGTATGCTCCAAGAAATTCTCAAACTTGACAGATCCCCGCAAGCAGTAGCAAAGTTATTCGTTTGGTTGACTCAAGATGAAGCCGCTCCCCTAAGAGAAGAAATCATTGCTAAGTTCCTACCACTACCTGTAGATAATACCCAAGATAATATTCCTACTGAATTAAAATCCCCACTAATTGCGATCGCATCATAGGATATGAAAATACTTGTAACTGGAACTGAAGGTTATATCGGCTCGTTATTAGCTCCTCTGTTGATTCAAGAAGGTCACGAAGTTATTGGTTTAGATACTGGCTTTTATAAAGTCGGTTGGCTATATAACGGCACCAAGGTAACTGCCAAAACCCTCAACAAAGACATCCGCCACATTACAACAGAAGACCTGCAAGGTGTGGAAGCAGTAGTTCACATGGCAGAACTCTCTAACGACCCTTTAGGTCAGTTAGCCCCTGATATCACCTACGATATCAACCACAAAGGCTCAGTACATTTAGCGAAACTGGCGAAAGCAGCTGGAATCCAACGCTTTATCTACACTTCATCATGCAGTGTCTATGGTTTTGCCACTGAAGACTACGTTAGCGAAGAGTCTACCATCAATCCCCAAACAGCTTATGCCAAATGCAAAGCACTTGTCGAACAGGATGTGAAACTCCTTGCTGATGATGGCTTTTCTCCCACCTTTCTCCGAAATGCCACAGCCTATGGCGCCTCTCCAAGAATGCGCTTTGATATTGTCTTAAACAATCTAGCAGGTTGGGCATGGACAATTAAAGAAATCAAGATGAACAGCGACGGTACACCTTGGCGTCCCCTAGTACATTTATTGGATATCTGCAAAGCAATTGCCTGTACCTTAGAAGCTCCGCGTGATGTAATTCACAACCAAATTTTCAATGTCGGTGATACAAATAGCAACTATCAAGTCAAACAAATTGCTCAAATAGTTGCAGATGTCTTTACAGATTGTCAATTGAGCTTTGGTAAACACGATCCTGATAACCGCAGCTATCGGGTTTTATTTAATAAAATTAACCAAAATTTACCAGGATTCAAATGTGAATGGAATGCCCAACGAGGTGCCCAACAACTATATAATGTCTTTCAGCAAATTGATATGGATAGAGCAACATTTGAGTCTAGAGGCTTTACCCGCCTGAAACAATTGGAATACCTCATTCGCACTCAGCAAATCGATCGAGATTTCTTCTGGCAGACTGTTTAAAAATTTCATATAATAAGTTATGAATTTGCTAAAGTCAACAAATAATAAGCTAATAACTGGTAATTGTCTATTCTGTGGAACAGGCTTACACCATACCTTTGTAGATTTAGGTATGTCTCCTCCCTGCGAAAGTTATCGCAGTCTCAAACAGCTCAATGAAGTAGAGCCATTTTATCCTCTGCATGTCTATGTTTGTGAGGAGTGTTTTTTAGTTCAACTCCAAGAATACATTAGTCCAGAAAATATTTTTAGCGACTACGCTTACTTCTCTTCCTACTCTGATAGCTGGTTACAACACGCCAAAAAATATGTTGATTTGGTAGTAGAACGTTTCCAATTAAACCAGGAAAGTCAGGTCATAGAAATTGCTAGTAATGATGGCTACTTACTGCAATACTTTGTTGCCAAAAGCATCCCGGCGCTGGGAATAGAGCCAGCAGCAAATGTTGCTGAGGTAGCAATTCAAAAAGGTATTCCTACAGTTGTCAAATTTTTTGGACAGGAGACAGCACAAGAACAGGTTGCTAAGGGCAAACAGGCAGATTTATTACTCGGAAATAATGTCCTTGCTCACACACCATATCTCAATGATTTTGTCAAGGGGATGAAAATTATCCTCAAACCGCATGGTGTAATAACTATGGAATTTCCCCACTTGATGCGGTTAATCGAGGAAAATCAGTTTGATACTATTTACCATGAGCATTTCTCTTATTTTTCCTTTCTTACCGTAGACAAGATTTTTGCTGCTCACGGTTTGACAATTTTTGATGTAGAAGAATTAACTACTCATGGTGGTTCTTTGAGAATTTATGCCCGCCATAATGAAGACTCGTCTAAACCCGTTACTCAGCAAGTGTCAGAACTTAAAAATAGAGAAGAAGTGGCTGGTTTTACGCAATTAGAATACTATTTTTCCTTTAGAGAACAAGTTAAAGAAACTAAACGCAACTTATTAGATTTTTTGATCAAAGTTAAGCGAGAAGGAAAATCGATTGTTGGTTACGGTGCTCCAGGTAAGGGAAATACTCTCTTAAACTATTGCGGTATCCGCACAGATTTTCTTGACTATACAGTAGACCGTAACCCTTATAAACAGGGTCAATTTTTACCAGGAACTCATATTCCGATTTTTCATCCAGATAAAATTGCCGAAACAAAGCCTGACTATATACTAATATTACCCTGGAATCTGAAAAATGAAATTATGACCCAAATGGCTTACATTCGGGACTGGGGAGGACAATTTGTTGTACCAATTCCTGAAGTTAATGTCTACTCTTAAGTATTTAGTATTTTTGCTCGTCAAAAAATCGTTAAAAAGAGGTAAGTGACATGAAAGTAGTTTTATTTTGCGGTGGTTTAGGAGCCAGAATGAGAGAATACTCAGAAAGTATTCCTAAGCCAATGGTAAATATTGGTTATAGGCCAATATTATGGCATGTAATGAAATACTATGCTCACTATGGACACAAAGATTTTATCTTATGTCTTGGTTACAAGTCTGACCTCATTAAAAGCTATTTTTTGAATTACAATGAATGGCTTTCTAATAACTTTACTCTTTCTAACGGTAGCCAAATTCAGTTGTTTAATCGAGATATTCAAGATTGGAATATTACATTTGTAGATACAGGGTTAACTGCCAACATTGGTCAAAGATTCAAAGCAGTAGAAAAGTATCTAGAAGGAGAAGAAGTATTTTTAGCTAATTATAGTGATGGTTTGACAGATTTACATTTACCAACGTATATCAATAATTTTTATCAACGTGATAAAATCGGTAGTTTTTTATGTGTCAGACCAAGCCAAACTTTTCACTTAGTTGATATGAAAGAGGATGGTTTGGTAAAAAATATCCAAGATGTAAAACAATGTGATATTTGGATTAATGGAGGATATTTTATCTTTAAAAAAGAGATTTTCAACTATATAAATTATGGCGAAGAACTGGTCATGGAGCCTTTTCAAAGATTGATTGCCAAAGAAGAACTTTTTGCATATAAATACACTGGCTTTTTCGGAGTAATGGATACCTTTAAAGAGAAACAACAGTTGGATGATATGTATGCTCAAGGCAACAGACCTTGGGAAGTTTGGGGAGATGAACAAGTACAAATCGACCATTTATGATCCAACTTAGTTTGAATAAGATAGAAGAATCTGAGTACAAAATTCTTTGTCTAGGTTCTCATTGCGATGATATCGAGATTGGTTGTGGAGGTACAATCTTAAAGCTGATAGAGACTTACCAAGATGTTGTTATCTATTGGGTTGTCTTTAGTTCCAATGAGCAAAGAGCAGAGGAAGCAACCACTAGTGCTAATCTCTTCTTAGAAGAAATCCCAGTCAAGAAAATTATCATTAAAAATTTTCGAGATGGCTTTTTGCCTTTTCAAGGGATAGAGGTGAAGGAATGTTTTGAACAGTTGAAGCAAGAATTTTCACCCGATATAATCTTTACTCATCACCGAGACGATCGCCACCAAGATCACCGCTTAATTTCTGAGTTGACTTGGAATACCTTTAGAAATCATTTAATTTTAGAATATGAAATACCCAAATATGATGGTGATTTGGGTATTCCTAATTTCTTTGTCCATTTAAATGAAACACTCTGCCGCCGAAAAATTCAATATATTTTGGATGCGTTCCCTACCCAGAATAATAAGCAGTGGTTTACAGAAGAGACTTTTCGTTCCATGCTCAGAATTCGTGGGATTGAATCAAACTCGCCGGGTAAATATGCTGAGGCCTTTTACTGTCGAAAAATGTTTTTCTAAAAAATTAGAATTTTAATTTTCTCTCAAGTTTGTAAATTTATGATCTTCACTGAAACTAAAATAAAAGAAGCATTTATTGTTGATTTAGAGTTGCATCAAGATATTCGCGGCTTTTTTGCTCGGACTTTTTGTGTTCAGGAATTTCAAAATCGTGGTTTAAAGCCTACTATTGCCCAATGCAATTTATCTTTTAACTATAAAAAAGGAACGTTGCGGGGTATGCATTATCAAATGCCTCCTTCTCAGGAAACAAAATTGGTGCGTTGTATCAGGGGGGCTATTTATGATGTAATTATCGATTTGCGTCCAAATTCTCCTAGCTATTTATCTCATATTGGTATAGAATTGACGGCTGAAAATCGCCTTGCTCTCTATATCCCAGATAGGTGCGCTCATGGGTTCCAAACGCTCACTGACGAAACCGAAGTGGCTTATCAAATGGGTGACTTATATGCACCAGAATATGCTAATGGGTATCGCTACGACGATCCAGCCTTTGGTATTGAATGGCCTCTACCTGTGACTGAAATTTCAGAAAAAGATCGGGCTTGGAGTTTATTTGAATCGACAAAAATTGTAACGCCTATGACTTAGGCTTTTAAAAGGATTCTACTTATGGTTGCAGTTGATATCAAAAATTCTTTTAACCTCAAGGATATCAGTCTAGAACTTTACCAACTAATTTCTGATTTATATCCCATTTGCCGTAGTATTACAGGTGATGGTTTTAGAGAAACTTTAAAAATTCTTCAGCAGCATATTCCTTTGTCAGTTCATGAAGTACCGACAGGAACAGAGGTATTTGATTGGACAGTTCCTAATGAGTGGAATATTAAAGATGCCTATATTAAAAACTCTCAAGGTGAAAAGATTGTAGATTTTACTAATTCAAATTTGCACGTTGTTAACTATAGTATTCCCATACATCAAAAAATATCTCTTCAAGAACTTAAATCACATATATTTACACTTGCCGATTATCCTAATTGGATTCCTTACCGAACTTCATATTACAAGGAAAGTTGGGGCTTTTGCCTGACTCACAATCAGTATTTGCAACTAAATGATGAAGAATATGAAGTATGTATTGATTCTTCTCTGGAACCAGGTTATTTGACTTATGGCGAGTATTATATTCCCGGAGACAGTACTGATGAAGTCTTGATTTCTTGTCATGCTTGTCATCCTTCACTATGTAATGATAATCTTTCGGGAATTGCGATCGCTACTTTTATCGCTAAATATTTAAGTCAAACTACACCAAGATATTCCTATAGATTTCTCTGGATTCCCGGAACCATTGGCTCAATTACATGGTTGGCTCTCAATGAAGCTAAAGTCAACAACATTAA
This portion of the Nostoc sp. GT001 genome encodes:
- a CDS encoding tetratricopeptide repeat protein — its product is MDTTNISESKVKSLIQIAVQKHQSGDKDEAESLDKTEIAEILELAVQQQRENSLLEAEQLYSQVLEKQPDNPEALYGLGMLAQQMGQPQIAEQWLNAASQVQPDSVKTWFSLGNLHLVQEQFAEAEKAYRQALVLLPNSLPIYNNLGYTLQQQGLFEEAIHYYQKALELKPDFIEAEANLGNTLHAQGKLSGNQQMYYAQLNNQLGVARKKAGDFKNAVTCHKQAIALQPNLLEAHYNLALALQEQGELEEAIASYEKLLELNPNDGEIYLNLGKIYQQLNQYQKAVFAYRQGLKLINPHYAKALAAGEDAEIPQQVPVTPSIPQGEVIVGEYSFPTIPTVANTGKRPFWSVVITVYNRIDYLLECLVSVLSQWQGEEQMEIIVMDDASTTPVFEVVNSIGQGIINYYRNPQNLGLPGNWNAGVALTRGHWIHLLHDDDYILPGFYSQLQESLEGCSDSIGAAFTGYENINEKGEVIFSQQVYGEQRGIAQNWLQIIGVSNSLNMPAVVIRREAHERLGVYHPELTYTSDWEVYKRIASVYDWWYEPEILARYRQHANNVTSELLLSGKQMISIRRAIEISKSYFPIEYSAQITAQSRSHYFLYCLESAIIPLQAGNLAGVWQGLEEALKIDRSPEAVAKLFRWLTQEEAAPLRDEIVSRFISLPLYSVS
- a CDS encoding tetratricopeptide repeat protein, encoding MSIGQIEHPTINTSSFEPQNRQDGISGLMRIRNEEEFLAPTIESWIDYVDELVIVFHQCTDKAPQIIKAFAQKYPQKIRAFHYLPYVDLFGTKEQVELDVNNIHSFVFYSNFSLSLTRYKICVDIDSGHVGITEHLKNIYHYLKQNHLQNTALFFSGVNLYQRPDDPNYYTNLKSPASGNGDLAYWTVSQQNIFDKHAKIPFCEAIQFEGLTSYYLGFIFWHTHWLKKNAPSRNDGRELDGELLEKLNDIEIINRDKQLVLLSQKFKQENKNFQNIPCQKFLLYFDFASLPDVIALESKLVAIHNNLGYTLEQQGKFDEAVTCYQKALELQPNCAEAEVNLGNALNAQGKLSKDQQAHYADLNHKLGISCTIAGDFKRAINYYRQAIALDPNLPETYYSLGNTLQEIGQWSEAIASYSQALKLNPLNWEIYIRLSQVYQAQNKRAEAISVYRQALTLFNPHYAKAVSAYFDVAITPEMLVTPPIPQGEVTVGDYQFPAIPPVTDPEKPRPFWTVVIPVYNRTDYLLECLASVLVQWTGAEQMEILVMDNASTTPLFDLVNSIGGGIIRYYRNQENIGVLPNQNAGISLSRGQWIHILHDDDSVVPGFYDRLQQSLQGCPDSVGAAFTNFEYFNEKGTVLEKWEVISCFGNQKGICGNFWQQIGVTCPLQMPAVVIRRLTHEKIGGYYPKLVCTPEWELYKRITASSDWWYEPESLARYRIHSDRQTGDDLSSGILAASIRQCIEISESYLPAEYCADITTQARSYNFNYCLTRAAIPLNSGNVMGALRMLQEILKLDRSPQAVAKLFVWLTQDEAAPLREEIIAKFLPLPVDNTQDNIPTELKSPLIAIAS
- a CDS encoding SDR family oxidoreductase, coding for MKILVTGTEGYIGSLLAPLLIQEGHEVIGLDTGFYKVGWLYNGTKVTAKTLNKDIRHITTEDLQGVEAVVHMAELSNDPLGQLAPDITYDINHKGSVHLAKLAKAAGIQRFIYTSSCSVYGFATEDYVSEESTINPQTAYAKCKALVEQDVKLLADDGFSPTFLRNATAYGASPRMRFDIVLNNLAGWAWTIKEIKMNSDGTPWRPLVHLLDICKAIACTLEAPRDVIHNQIFNVGDTNSNYQVKQIAQIVADVFTDCQLSFGKHDPDNRSYRVLFNKINQNLPGFKCEWNAQRGAQQLYNVFQQIDMDRATFESRGFTRLKQLEYLIRTQQIDRDFFWQTV
- a CDS encoding class I SAM-dependent methyltransferase produces the protein MNLLKSTNNKLITGNCLFCGTGLHHTFVDLGMSPPCESYRSLKQLNEVEPFYPLHVYVCEECFLVQLQEYISPENIFSDYAYFSSYSDSWLQHAKKYVDLVVERFQLNQESQVIEIASNDGYLLQYFVAKSIPALGIEPAANVAEVAIQKGIPTVVKFFGQETAQEQVAKGKQADLLLGNNVLAHTPYLNDFVKGMKIILKPHGVITMEFPHLMRLIEENQFDTIYHEHFSYFSFLTVDKIFAAHGLTIFDVEELTTHGGSLRIYARHNEDSSKPVTQQVSELKNREEVAGFTQLEYYFSFREQVKETKRNLLDFLIKVKREGKSIVGYGAPGKGNTLLNYCGIRTDFLDYTVDRNPYKQGQFLPGTHIPIFHPDKIAETKPDYILILPWNLKNEIMTQMAYIRDWGGQFVVPIPEVNVYS
- a CDS encoding sugar phosphate nucleotidyltransferase, with protein sequence MKVVLFCGGLGARMREYSESIPKPMVNIGYRPILWHVMKYYAHYGHKDFILCLGYKSDLIKSYFLNYNEWLSNNFTLSNGSQIQLFNRDIQDWNITFVDTGLTANIGQRFKAVEKYLEGEEVFLANYSDGLTDLHLPTYINNFYQRDKIGSFLCVRPSQTFHLVDMKEDGLVKNIQDVKQCDIWINGGYFIFKKEIFNYINYGEELVMEPFQRLIAKEELFAYKYTGFFGVMDTFKEKQQLDDMYAQGNRPWEVWGDEQVQIDHL
- a CDS encoding PIG-L deacetylase family protein; this translates as MIQLSLNKIEESEYKILCLGSHCDDIEIGCGGTILKLIETYQDVVIYWVVFSSNEQRAEEATTSANLFLEEIPVKKIIIKNFRDGFLPFQGIEVKECFEQLKQEFSPDIIFTHHRDDRHQDHRLISELTWNTFRNHLILEYEIPKYDGDLGIPNFFVHLNETLCRRKIQYILDAFPTQNNKQWFTEETFRSMLRIRGIESNSPGKYAEAFYCRKMFF
- the rfbC gene encoding dTDP-4-dehydrorhamnose 3,5-epimerase, translating into MIFTETKIKEAFIVDLELHQDIRGFFARTFCVQEFQNRGLKPTIAQCNLSFNYKKGTLRGMHYQMPPSQETKLVRCIRGAIYDVIIDLRPNSPSYLSHIGIELTAENRLALYIPDRCAHGFQTLTDETEVAYQMGDLYAPEYANGYRYDDPAFGIEWPLPVTEISEKDRAWSLFESTKIVTPMT
- a CDS encoding DUF4910 domain-containing protein yields the protein MVAVDIKNSFNLKDISLELYQLISDLYPICRSITGDGFRETLKILQQHIPLSVHEVPTGTEVFDWTVPNEWNIKDAYIKNSQGEKIVDFTNSNLHVVNYSIPIHQKISLQELKSHIFTLADYPNWIPYRTSYYKESWGFCLTHNQYLQLNDEEYEVCIDSSLEPGYLTYGEYYIPGDSTDEVLISCHACHPSLCNDNLSGIAIATFIAKYLSQTTPRYSYRFLWIPGTIGSITWLALNEAKVNNIKHGLVLTCLGDSGNFTYKKSRRGDTEIDKVAAYVLKNSKQDHKIIDFFPYGYDERQYCSPGFNLAVGCFMRSPHGSFPEYHTSADDLNFVQPQYLAESFFQCHSMLYILNNNEIYYNKNPKCEPQLGKRGIYRAVGGNKDSGLNEMAILWVLNLSDGQHTLLDIAEKSGMSFDVIKSAADTLSTHDLLTIKTN